Part of the Synergistes jonesii genome is shown below.
AAAAATCCTCAGCTTGGCGCTTCGCGATTTATAATTATTCGCGATCTCATCTTCCGAGGGAATGACCGCTTTTCGCGGCCGAAGTTCCCCTTTCCCCTCGTCCTTCCACTTTCTGAACCGCAGCTTCACCATCCTGTCCTCGAGCGAATGATAGGATATGACGGCGGCCGCTCCTCCCGGGGAAAGTATTTCGGCCGCGCCGTCGAGCGCTTCGGAAAGGGCGTCCATTTCATCGTTCACCGCGATGCGCAGGGCCTGAAAAATTTTTCTCGCCGGGTGTCCGCCCATTCTGCGCTGCACGGGCGCCGGCAGAATTTTTCTGACGAGGGCGACCAGTTCGCCGGTCCTATTCAACTCGCCTCCGTGCTCCCTGTCGCGCACGATGCCCTTCGCTATCTCGTAGGCGTAGCGTTCCTCGCCATATTCGCGGAAAATTTTCGTGAGCTCCTGTAAACTGGCCCTTTTCAGCAGATCCGCCGCGCTTTCGCCCGAAGCATCCGAGCCGTGCTCCATCCTCATATCGAGAGGGCCGTCGTTCTGGAAGGAAAAGCCGCGCTCCGCCTCGGTAAGCTGAAGGTTCGAAACTCCAAGGTCGAATAAAATAAAATCGGCGCCGCGAAAGCCCTCCATCTCGCGCAGCGATGCGATATTCCTGAAGTTGTCCGCGATGACCTCAAAGCGCGGCGAAAACTTAGCAAGACGCGCGGCGGCCTCTTCGCGCGCTTCGGCGTCCCGGTCGAAGCCGTAAAGAAAAAGCTGCGGGAACGCTTCGAGCAGCGC
Proteins encoded:
- the rsmH gene encoding 16S rRNA (cytosine(1402)-N(4))-methyltransferase RsmH, with protein sequence MKEHFPVMLKEILAAAGEVKELRTAVDATLGLGGHASALLEAFPQLFLYGFDRDAEAREEAAARLAKFSPRFEVIADNFRNIASLREMEGFRGADFILFDLGVSNLQLTEAERGFSFQNDGPLDMRMEHGSDASGESAADLLKRASLQELTKIFREYGEERYAYEIAKGIVRDREHGGELNRTGELVALVRKILPAPVQRRMGGHPARKIFQALRIAVNDEMDALSEALDGAAEILSPGGAAAVISYHSLEDRMVKLRFRKWKDEGKGELRPRKAVIPSEDEIANNYKSRSAKLRIFVKSE